The Chryseobacterium aureum genome contains a region encoding:
- a CDS encoding DUF1801 domain-containing protein, whose product MTIPEQIQEHINSHPELKRKDMQELHNIILELMPECQLWFLDGKNSENKTVSNPNIGYGSYTLQYAGGKTRDFYQIGMSANTTGISIYIMNISDKTYLSKTYGAKIGKASVTGYCIKFKALKDINIEALQAAILEGIKD is encoded by the coding sequence ATGACTATTCCAGAGCAAATCCAAGAACATATCAACAGCCATCCGGAACTTAAACGCAAAGATATGCAGGAACTCCACAACATCATTCTGGAGCTTATGCCGGAATGCCAGCTCTGGTTTCTGGATGGTAAAAACAGTGAAAATAAAACCGTTTCCAATCCCAATATCGGATATGGATCATATACCCTGCAATATGCCGGTGGAAAGACCCGAGATTTTTACCAGATTGGCATGAGTGCCAATACAACGGGGATTTCCATCTATATTATGAATATCAGTGATAAAACTTACCTTTCAAAAACTTATGGGGCGAAAATAGGGAAAGCCAGTGTAACAGGATATTGTATTAAATTTAAAGCGTTGAAAGACATCAATATCGAAGCATTGCAAGCAGCCATCCTGGAGGGTATTAAAGATTAA
- a CDS encoding M3 family metallopeptidase, whose translation MNILTEKFNTPYHSAPFNSIKNEDYLPAFKELIQKSEAEIDAIVNNPDEPTFENVIEALAYSGEQLDVVSNIFFNLNSAETSDEIQQIAQEVSPILTEYSSKISQNEALFNKIRKVYDEKEKYNLNDEQEMLLNETYKGFVRSGALLNEEDKEQLKKISMDLSLKSLQFGQNVLASTNAYFKHITNKEDLAGIPEAIIDQYAEEAKERNLDGWVVTLQYPSYIPFMTYAENRELRKELALANGKKSFDGGEFDNQQLIKELLNLKQQKAELLGYTSYADFVLEERMAKSPVKVLDFLNELLTKAKPYADQEIEELKALAKADGIEEMQGYDHAFYAEKLRKAKFDLNDEELKPYFPLNQVQDAVFGLAGKLFGLSFEERNDIPKYHEDVKVYEVKEAFDSAQASSYKALLYVDYFPRKGKRAGAWMTSYKNQYKKNGENSRPHISIVCNFSKPTKDTPSLLTFQEVTTLFHEFGHALHGMMADTQYPTLSGTSVKWDFVELPSQFLENFCYEPEFLKTFAKHYKTGAVLPDEKIEKIEQSKNFMEGYQTLRQLGFGLLDMNYHTKVAELENESVKEFEDKYTKATTLYPSNAETAMSPSFSHIFQGGYSAGYYSYKWAEVLDADAFQYFKENGIFNPEIAAKYKVLLSSGGTKDPMELYKNFRGSEPKVESLLKRAFG comes from the coding sequence ATGAATATTTTAACAGAAAAGTTTAACACTCCATACCATTCAGCACCGTTCAACAGCATTAAAAATGAAGATTATCTTCCGGCATTTAAAGAATTGATTCAAAAATCTGAAGCCGAAATTGATGCCATCGTCAACAATCCTGATGAACCCACATTTGAAAATGTAATTGAAGCTTTAGCCTATTCCGGAGAGCAGCTGGATGTGGTTTCTAATATTTTTTTCAACTTAAATTCAGCGGAGACCAGCGACGAAATTCAGCAGATCGCACAGGAAGTTTCTCCGATCTTAACAGAATATTCTTCAAAAATTTCTCAAAACGAAGCTCTTTTCAACAAAATCAGAAAAGTATATGATGAAAAGGAAAAATATAACCTCAATGATGAACAGGAAATGCTTTTGAATGAAACCTACAAAGGTTTTGTAAGAAGCGGAGCTTTACTGAATGAAGAAGATAAAGAACAACTGAAGAAAATCAGCATGGATCTTTCTTTAAAATCTTTACAGTTCGGTCAGAATGTGCTGGCCTCCACCAATGCTTATTTTAAACATATTACCAATAAGGAAGATCTTGCAGGAATTCCTGAAGCTATCATTGATCAATATGCTGAAGAAGCTAAAGAAAGAAATCTTGATGGCTGGGTAGTAACGCTACAGTATCCGAGCTATATTCCTTTTATGACCTATGCTGAAAACCGTGAGCTGAGAAAAGAACTGGCTCTGGCAAATGGTAAAAAGTCTTTTGATGGCGGAGAATTTGACAATCAGCAACTTATTAAAGAACTTCTGAATTTAAAACAGCAGAAAGCTGAGCTCCTCGGGTATACCAGCTATGCCGATTTTGTTCTGGAAGAGAGAATGGCTAAGTCTCCGGTAAAAGTTTTAGATTTTTTAAATGAACTTCTGACCAAAGCAAAGCCTTATGCAGATCAGGAAATTGAAGAATTAAAAGCGTTAGCAAAAGCTGACGGAATTGAGGAAATGCAAGGCTACGATCATGCATTCTATGCTGAAAAGCTTCGTAAGGCGAAATTCGATCTTAATGATGAAGAATTAAAACCCTATTTTCCATTAAACCAGGTACAGGATGCTGTATTCGGACTGGCTGGAAAACTTTTCGGACTGAGTTTTGAAGAAAGAAATGACATTCCGAAATACCATGAAGATGTAAAAGTATATGAAGTAAAGGAGGCCTTCGACTCCGCTCAGGCTAGCAGCTACAAGGCATTATTATACGTTGATTATTTTCCGAGAAAAGGGAAAAGAGCGGGCGCATGGATGACGAGCTACAAAAACCAGTACAAAAAGAACGGTGAAAATTCCCGTCCTCATATTTCCATTGTCTGCAACTTCAGCAAACCTACAAAAGATACCCCAAGCTTACTGACTTTCCAGGAGGTAACTACGCTATTCCACGAATTCGGGCATGCCCTTCACGGAATGATGGCCGATACCCAATATCCTACTCTTTCCGGAACGTCCGTAAAATGGGATTTCGTTGAGCTGCCTTCACAGTTTCTGGAAAACTTCTGCTATGAGCCAGAATTCTTAAAGACTTTCGCGAAACATTATAAAACCGGAGCAGTACTTCCTGACGAAAAAATAGAAAAAATAGAGCAGTCTAAAAACTTTATGGAAGGGTATCAGACTTTAAGACAGTTAGGTTTTGGGCTTCTGGATATGAACTACCACACAAAAGTGGCAGAATTGGAGAACGAGAGTGTGAAAGAATTTGAAGATAAGTATACCAAAGCAACCACGCTTTATCCTTCCAACGCTGAAACCGCAATGAGCCCAAGCTTCTCCCATATTTTCCAGGGAGGATATTCTGCAGGATATTATTCTTACAAATGGGCAGAAGTTCTGGATGCCGATGCATTCCAGTATTTCAAAGAAAACGGAATCTTCAATCCTGAAATTGCGGCCAAATATAAAGTATTGCTTTCTTCAGGCGGAACAAAAGATCCCATGGAACTTTACAAAAACTTCAGAGGCAGCGAACCAAAAGTGGAAAGCTTGCTGAAAAGAGCATTTGGATAA
- a CDS encoding SRPBCC family protein, with product MKNHLQFDFLADKEKNTLTIRREFMANRQLVWDCYTKSELLDQWFAPKPFTTKTKSMDFREGGHWHYAMVEPNGTEYWGWIGYHKINPVDSYTSSDAFCNEQGEINAALPQAEWLVSFTDKNENTLVEIIVSYQSLADLETIIEMGMEQGMIATLEKLDELLLTLNP from the coding sequence ATGAAAAATCACCTCCAGTTCGATTTTCTTGCAGATAAGGAAAAGAACACCTTAACGATCAGACGCGAGTTTATGGCCAACCGTCAATTGGTCTGGGACTGCTACACCAAAAGTGAGCTTCTCGACCAATGGTTTGCTCCAAAACCATTCACTACAAAAACAAAATCAATGGATTTCCGTGAAGGCGGCCACTGGCATTATGCTATGGTAGAACCCAATGGAACAGAATATTGGGGCTGGATCGGCTATCACAAGATCAATCCTGTTGATTCTTATACTTCCAGCGATGCATTCTGTAATGAGCAGGGAGAAATCAATGCCGCTCTTCCTCAGGCAGAATGGCTGGTATCTTTCACGGATAAAAATGAAAATACCCTTGTAGAAATCATTGTCAGCTATCAATCCTTAGCTGATCTGGAAACCATTATCGAAATGGGAATGGAACAGGGGATGATAGCAACTCTTGAAAAACTTGATGAATTATTATTAACATTAAACCCATAA
- a CDS encoding tetratricopeptide repeat protein, translated as MSTIPLRLENVKKLQAKRWENEDHWDTLNELLVKELEEILLIEPENTSALINIGAVYSDMGENEMALEYLKKALNLGSKDKNLFVNLAIVLVYMEKHQEEYLEYLEEAEDKTEDPLTFKAYFDPQSR; from the coding sequence ATGAGCACAATACCACTGCGATTAGAAAATGTAAAAAAACTTCAGGCTAAAAGATGGGAAAATGAAGACCACTGGGATACTTTAAACGAACTTTTAGTGAAAGAATTAGAGGAAATTTTACTTATTGAACCTGAAAACACTTCGGCTTTAATCAATATTGGTGCTGTTTATTCTGATATGGGGGAAAATGAAATGGCTCTGGAGTATTTAAAAAAGGCATTGAATTTGGGTTCCAAAGACAAAAATCTCTTTGTAAATCTTGCCATTGTGCTTGTTTATATGGAGAAACATCAGGAAGAATATCTGGAATATCTTGAAGAGGCCGAGGATAAAACGGAAGACCCTCTCACATTTAAGGCTTATTTCGATCCTCAATCCCGTTAA
- a CDS encoding YqaE/Pmp3 family membrane protein: MLLAILLPFLSFMVRGKVLTGIVCLILQITLIGWLPAAIWAMLSLNNARADKRNNRLIKAMRENRK; the protein is encoded by the coding sequence ATGTTATTAGCCATACTCCTACCCTTTTTGTCTTTCATGGTCCGCGGAAAAGTTCTTACCGGAATTGTGTGCCTGATCTTACAAATCACTTTGATCGGATGGCTTCCTGCTGCCATTTGGGCCATGCTTTCTTTAAATAATGCAAGAGCAGATAAAAGAAATAACAGATTAATCAAAGCGATGCGCGAAAACAGGAAATAG
- a CDS encoding MFS transporter: MKYKYLKLLVVLLGQLLTIMDIFIINVSIPSIQCDLHASPGEMQFMMAAYLIGFASFLITGGRLGDLYGRKKLYMTGLSAFMISSVACGFSVGAWQLVTARFVQGISAAMMAPQVLSMIQILFPYHQERTQAMGWYGITIGTGTVLGQFLGGYFSSLTLMDEPWRLIFLINIPVCLAAVFLTLNILEESRLFVKQSFDITGVLILSAGLFSATYALTLAEHDGLHFNNVSLMIISVGILWVFIKSQEKKKRNRKSYLIDFDLFRYKNFNLGIIAVSFFFIMLDSYFYILSLFLQNGLKIGPLAAGEIIVFQGLGFILASVFSVRFILRYGKKALVAGLSFIILVLIFQLFLFRMQIEFPVFCLLLFLHGLGIGSIIPSLANIALSGMSEKLIGNASGVYNTFQQIAAIIGIVAVGSIFYCFLGEKPLVQDYKNAFSGALLINIFCVIFVMICIFKVPDDVLPEMKHIPKK; this comes from the coding sequence ATGAAGTATAAGTATCTGAAATTGTTGGTGGTATTATTAGGTCAATTATTGACGATTATGGATATTTTTATCATCAATGTGTCCATTCCTTCCATACAGTGTGATCTTCATGCTTCTCCTGGAGAAATGCAGTTTATGATGGCAGCTTACCTTATCGGTTTTGCTTCTTTCTTAATTACAGGAGGACGGCTGGGTGATCTGTACGGAAGGAAAAAGCTCTATATGACCGGGCTATCAGCTTTTATGATAAGTTCTGTTGCCTGTGGATTTTCTGTAGGAGCATGGCAGCTGGTGACAGCAAGGTTTGTACAGGGGATAAGTGCTGCAATGATGGCTCCACAGGTTCTCTCCATGATACAGATTCTGTTTCCATATCATCAGGAACGCACTCAAGCAATGGGCTGGTACGGAATTACCATTGGTACAGGTACTGTTTTAGGACAGTTTCTCGGAGGGTATTTTTCTTCTCTGACGCTGATGGATGAGCCTTGGAGGCTTATTTTTCTGATCAATATTCCTGTATGTTTAGCCGCAGTTTTCCTTACGCTGAATATATTGGAGGAATCCAGGCTTTTTGTGAAGCAGTCTTTTGATATTACAGGAGTTTTGATTCTTTCCGCAGGATTGTTCTCTGCTACCTATGCTTTGACCCTGGCTGAGCATGATGGTCTTCATTTTAACAATGTTTCACTGATGATCATTTCAGTAGGAATCTTATGGGTTTTTATAAAAAGTCAAGAGAAAAAAAAACGAAACAGGAAGTCTTATCTGATTGATTTTGATCTGTTTCGTTATAAAAACTTCAATCTCGGAATCATAGCGGTTTCCTTCTTTTTTATCATGCTGGATTCCTATTTTTATATCCTTTCTCTCTTTTTACAAAATGGTTTAAAGATAGGTCCGTTAGCTGCAGGAGAGATTATTGTTTTTCAGGGACTAGGGTTTATTCTGGCATCGGTTTTTTCAGTGAGATTTATCTTAAGATATGGGAAAAAAGCCCTGGTGGCAGGACTTAGCTTTATTATTTTGGTTTTAATTTTTCAGCTGTTCCTGTTCAGGATGCAGATAGAATTTCCTGTTTTTTGTCTTCTTTTGTTCCTCCACGGGTTGGGAATAGGCTCTATTATTCCTTCGCTGGCAAATATAGCGCTGTCCGGAATGTCTGAAAAGCTGATTGGTAATGCTTCCGGTGTTTATAATACTTTTCAGCAGATTGCCGCTATTATTGGAATTGTTGCTGTAGGAAGTATTTTTTATTGTTTTCTGGGAGAAAAACCTTTGGTACAAGATTATAAGAATGCTTTTTCCGGTGCATTACTGATCAATATTTTCTGCGTTATTTTTGTCATGATCTGTATTTTTAAAGTTCCGGATGATGTACTTCCTGAAATGAAACATATTCCGAAAAAATAA
- a CDS encoding SRPBCC family protein: MSHKITVSAAINADAKKVWNYYTHPEHITQWNFADPSWHCPSASNDMQVGGKYAARMEAKDGSFGFDFEAVYDEIKEGENFKYTMPDGRQVQVDFKENAGQTYVDVAFDPENQNPEEMQKGGWQAILDNFKKYTESN; this comes from the coding sequence ATGAGCCACAAAATCACAGTTTCTGCTGCCATCAATGCAGATGCAAAAAAAGTATGGAACTATTACACCCATCCCGAACACATCACGCAGTGGAACTTTGCAGATCCTTCATGGCATTGTCCTTCTGCCTCCAATGATATGCAGGTAGGTGGAAAATACGCCGCAAGAATGGAAGCTAAAGACGGAAGTTTCGGTTTTGATTTCGAAGCCGTTTATGATGAAATAAAAGAGGGTGAAAACTTTAAGTATACCATGCCGGACGGAAGACAGGTGCAGGTAGACTTTAAAGAAAATGCCGGGCAGACTTATGTAGACGTAGCCTTTGATCCGGAAAACCAGAACCCCGAAGAAATGCAGAAAGGAGGCTGGCAGGCGATTCTTGATAATTTCAAAAAGTATACGGAATCAAATTAA
- a CDS encoding ArsR/SmtB family transcription factor has product MRRDIFQAVADPTRRAIIALIAVQAMTPNAIAEHFDTTRQAVSKHLKILTECELVTQNHQGREIYYLLEIDKMKEIDHWLEQFRKIWESRFEQLDTLLATLKSQQK; this is encoded by the coding sequence ATGAGAAGAGATATTTTTCAGGCTGTAGCAGATCCCACACGCAGAGCAATTATAGCATTGATTGCGGTACAGGCAATGACACCCAATGCGATCGCTGAGCATTTTGACACCACCAGACAGGCTGTTTCAAAACATCTTAAAATCCTGACTGAGTGTGAGCTGGTCACCCAGAATCATCAGGGAAGGGAAATTTATTACTTGTTAGAAATTGATAAAATGAAAGAAATAGATCATTGGCTGGAACAGTTCAGAAAGATATGGGAAAGCCGCTTCGAACAGCTGGACACTTTACTGGCAACTTTAAAAAGCCAGCAGAAATAA